A single genomic interval of Prionailurus viverrinus isolate Anna chromosome A2, UM_Priviv_1.0, whole genome shotgun sequence harbors:
- the LOC125153453 gene encoding predicted GPI-anchored protein 58: MPGSELQRRARLLYSWRKHPLASALEPRPDVPHERAPAISVVPTAASRPRLPEATSSPGAQHVRESETFTAASPPGQEVLPALADSQELEEPPAPFVAPEHEQRPAPARGVTERLEQTPPAAEQPASAPQQQLMSTAAPQDEFPDLVIAFFVISVVVIEAFTVLIY, translated from the exons ATGCCGGGCTCCGAGCTGCAGCGCCGCGCCCGCCTTCTCTACTCATGGCGGAAACACC CTTTGGCATCAGCTCTAGAGCCCCGTCCAGACGTGCCTCACGAGCGAGCCCCCGCTATCTCTGTGGTGCCCACTGCAGCCTCGCGGCCCAGGCTGCCTGAAGCCACCAGTTCTCCTGGAGCTCAGCACGTACGAGAATCGGAGACGTTCACTGCAGCGTCCCCACCAGGGCAGGAGGTACTCCCCGCTCTGGCTGACAGTCAGGAGCTGGAAGAGCCACCTGCCCCTTTCGTGGCCCCAGAACATGAGCAGCGCCCAGCCCCAGCCAGAGGGGTCACGGAACGGCTGGAGCAAACACCTCCTGCAGCTGAGCAACCAGCCTCAGCTCCCCAACAGCAGCTCATGTCCACTGCAGCCCCACAGGATGAATTCCCTGACCTTGTCATTGCGTTCTTTGTCATTTCTGTAGTTGTTATAGAAGCATTTACTGTCCTTATAtattag